In Rahnella variigena, one DNA window encodes the following:
- a CDS encoding L-serine ammonia-lyase — translation MISVFDIFKIGIGPSSSHTVGPMKAGKIFTDELISSGHITHTTRVVVDVYGSLSLTGKGHHTDLAIIMGLAGNMPDDVDIDAIPAFIRQVETSGRLMLGKGAKEVDFPAGSGMNFHFNNLPLHENGMTISAFNGDELLYTQTYYSIGGGFIVEASKFGLQDENPVVRPYPFRSASDLQKHCTDTGLSLSALMLQNELASHTRAEISEHFAAIWNVMSEGITRGIHTEGLLPGPMKINRRAAALRRILVTQDKNNVDPMGVVDWINMYAMAVNEENAAGGRVVTAPTNGACGIIPAVLTYYDQFIRPISPDSYSRFFLASGAVGILFKMNASISGAEVGCQGEVGVACSMAAAGLTELLGGSTAQVFMAAEIAMEHHLGLTCDPLAGQVQVPCIERNAISAVKAVNASRMALRRTSEPRVCLDKVIETMYETGKDMNSKYRETSTGGLAIKVLACN, via the coding sequence GTGATCAGCGTCTTCGATATTTTCAAAATTGGTATTGGTCCTTCCAGTTCGCATACTGTTGGCCCGATGAAAGCCGGGAAAATATTCACTGATGAACTTATCTCTTCTGGCCATATTACTCATACCACCCGCGTGGTCGTCGATGTCTATGGTTCTTTATCGTTAACCGGTAAAGGCCACCACACCGATCTGGCGATCATCATGGGGCTGGCCGGCAATATGCCGGACGATGTGGATATTGATGCGATCCCGGCGTTTATACGCCAGGTGGAAACTTCCGGGCGACTGATGCTCGGCAAGGGCGCAAAGGAAGTGGATTTCCCGGCCGGTTCCGGTATGAATTTCCATTTTAATAATCTGCCGTTACACGAAAATGGCATGACAATCAGTGCGTTCAACGGCGACGAGCTGCTGTATACGCAAACCTATTATTCTATTGGCGGCGGCTTTATTGTCGAAGCCAGCAAATTTGGCCTGCAGGATGAAAACCCTGTGGTGCGACCGTACCCGTTCCGTTCGGCCAGTGATTTGCAAAAGCATTGCACCGACACCGGCCTGTCCCTGTCGGCGCTGATGCTGCAAAACGAGCTGGCCAGCCATACACGTGCAGAAATCAGCGAACACTTTGCGGCTATCTGGAATGTGATGAGCGAAGGCATTACGCGCGGTATTCATACCGAAGGGCTATTGCCAGGCCCGATGAAAATCAACCGTCGCGCCGCGGCGCTGCGTCGTATTCTGGTGACGCAGGATAAAAACAACGTTGATCCGATGGGCGTGGTGGACTGGATCAATATGTACGCGATGGCTGTTAACGAAGAAAACGCGGCAGGCGGACGGGTTGTTACGGCACCGACCAACGGCGCGTGTGGCATCATTCCGGCGGTGCTGACGTATTACGATCAGTTCATCCGTCCGATCAGCCCGGATTCTTACAGCCGTTTCTTCCTCGCATCCGGCGCGGTCGGCATTTTGTTCAAAATGAACGCCTCGATTTCCGGTGCAGAAGTGGGCTGTCAGGGCGAAGTCGGCGTGGCCTGTTCCATGGCGGCAGCCGGTCTGACTGAGCTGCTGGGCGGCAGCACGGCGCAGGTGTTTATGGCGGCAGAAATTGCCATGGAACATCACCTCGGGCTGACGTGTGACCCGCTCGCCGGACAGGTTCAGGTACCGTGCATCGAACGAAATGCCATTTCGGCGGTTAAAGCGGTCAATGCTTCACGTATGGCACTGCGCCGTACCAGCGAGCCGCGCGTGTGTCTCGATAAAGTCATCGAAACCATGTACGAAACCGGCAAAGACATGAACTCAAAATACCGTGAAACCTCGACCGGGGGCTTAGCGATTAAAGTGTTAGCTTGCAATTGA
- a CDS encoding HAAAP family serine/threonine permease produces the protein MDNTTIGTLSKKSVSSWRKTDTMWMLGLYGTAIGAGVLFLPINAGIGGLIPLIIMAILAFPMTFFAHRGLTRFVLSGKNAGEDITEVVEEHFGISAGKLITLLYFFAIYPILLVYSVAITNTVESFITHQMHMNAPPRALLSLILILGLMTLVHFGQDMIVKAMSILVFPFVAVLMALALYLIPSWNTSVFENVSMSGNGVGHGMLMTLWLVIPVMVFSFNHSPIISSFAVAKRKEYGEDAEKKCSRILAFSHIMMVITVMFFVFSCVLSLSPADLMEAKSQNVSILSYLANHFSNPVIEYIAPFIAFIAITKSFLGHYLGAREGFNGMVIKSLRGKGKTIALPTLNRYTGIFMLLTTWLVATLNPSILGMIETLGGPIIAMLLFLMPMYAIRKVPAMRKYSGHISNVFVVIMGLIAMSAIVFSLIG, from the coding sequence ATGGATAATACAACAATCGGGACGCTGTCTAAAAAATCGGTAAGTTCCTGGCGTAAAACTGACACTATGTGGATGTTAGGTTTATATGGAACAGCAATTGGTGCAGGTGTTCTCTTTCTTCCTATTAATGCCGGTATCGGCGGTCTCATTCCTTTAATCATTATGGCGATCCTCGCCTTCCCAATGACATTCTTCGCTCACCGCGGATTAACCCGGTTTGTATTATCAGGAAAGAATGCCGGTGAAGATATTACGGAAGTCGTGGAAGAGCATTTCGGTATTTCAGCCGGTAAATTAATTACCCTGCTTTATTTCTTCGCTATTTATCCTATTCTGCTGGTTTACAGCGTGGCGATCACCAATACGGTTGAGAGTTTTATTACTCACCAGATGCATATGAATGCGCCACCGCGTGCGTTGCTGTCTCTGATCCTCATTTTGGGCTTAATGACGCTGGTGCATTTCGGTCAGGATATGATCGTGAAAGCGATGAGTATTCTGGTCTTCCCGTTTGTTGCGGTGCTGATGGCGCTGGCGCTGTACCTTATTCCTAGCTGGAATACGTCAGTGTTTGAAAACGTCTCCATGTCCGGCAATGGCGTGGGTCACGGTATGCTGATGACATTGTGGCTGGTCATTCCGGTGATGGTGTTCTCCTTCAACCACTCGCCGATTATCTCCTCTTTCGCGGTCGCAAAACGCAAAGAGTATGGCGAAGACGCTGAGAAAAAATGTTCACGTATTCTGGCATTTAGCCACATCATGATGGTTATCACCGTGATGTTCTTCGTCTTCAGCTGCGTACTGAGCCTGTCTCCGGCAGACCTGATGGAAGCTAAATCGCAGAACGTGTCTATTCTGTCTTATTTAGCCAACCACTTCTCTAACCCGGTCATTGAATATATCGCGCCATTTATTGCCTTTATTGCGATTACTAAATCTTTCCTCGGCCATTATCTGGGTGCGCGTGAAGGTTTCAACGGCATGGTAATTAAGTCATTGCGTGGTAAAGGAAAAACTATTGCCCTGCCAACGCTGAACCGTTATACCGGCATCTTCATGTTATTAACTACCTGGTTAGTGGCAACCCTGAATCCAAGTATTCTGGGTATGATCGAAACGCTGGGTGGTCCGATTATTGCGATGCTGTTATTCCTGATGCCGATGTATGCGATTCGTAAAGTTCCTGCGATGAGAAAATACAGCGGTCATATCAGCAACGTGTTCGTGGTGATTATGGGTCTGATTGCCATGTCAGCCATCGTATTCAGCCTGATTGGTTAA
- a CDS encoding YgiQ family radical SAM protein gives MPVSLIQPDRTLFSYPRYWAECYGTAPFFPMSRAEMDELGWDSCDVIVVTGDAYVDHPSFGMAIIGRMLEAQGFRVGIIAQPDWTNKEDFMRLGKPNLFYGVTAGNMDSMINRYTADRKLRHDDAYTPGNVGGKRPDRATLVYTQRCKEAFSDVPVLLGGIEASLRRIAHYDYWSDTVRRSVLVDSKADMLIYGNGERPLVEVAHRLAAGESITDIHDVRNTAVMRKTALIGWSGVDSTRLDKPGRIEPIMNPYGEDLPCSEDELPAPDAPQPVTVRAPKPKPWEKTYVLLPSFEKVKGDKVLYAHTSRILHHETNPGCARALMQKHGDRYVWINPPAIPLSTEEMDEVFGLPFQRVPHPSYGKATIPAYDMIRFSINIMRGCYGGCAFCSITEHEGRIIQSRSEESIVREIEEIRDSVPGFTGVISDLGGPTANMYMLRCQSPKAEQSCRRASCVYPEICTHMDTNHEPTINLYRRTRSLKGIKKILIASGVRYDLAVEDPRYIKELAEHHVGGYLKIAPEHTETGPLSKMMKPGMGSYYRFKELFDSYSKQAGKEQYLIPYFISAHPGTRTEDMINLALWLKKNRFRLDQVQNFYPSPLASATTMYYSGKNPLSKVDYKSEDVVVPKGDRQRRLHKALLRYHDPVNWPVIREALTAMGMRRLIGIRPDCLVPPDGFDPKFAPSRSGKAKPAATRFTASKAQNPGAVKGKPAGQRVNRGKRPV, from the coding sequence ATGCCAGTCAGCCTGATCCAACCCGATCGCACCTTATTTTCTTACCCACGTTACTGGGCGGAATGCTATGGCACCGCGCCGTTTTTCCCAATGAGCCGGGCGGAAATGGATGAACTGGGCTGGGACAGTTGCGATGTGATCGTGGTGACCGGAGATGCGTACGTCGATCATCCGAGTTTTGGCATGGCGATCATTGGCAGGATGCTGGAAGCGCAGGGGTTTCGCGTCGGGATCATCGCTCAGCCGGACTGGACCAACAAAGAAGATTTCATGCGGCTTGGCAAACCGAATCTGTTTTATGGCGTGACTGCCGGCAATATGGATTCGATGATCAACCGTTATACCGCCGACCGGAAGCTGCGCCATGACGATGCCTATACGCCGGGCAACGTGGGCGGTAAACGTCCGGATCGCGCGACGCTGGTTTACACCCAGCGCTGCAAAGAAGCTTTCAGCGATGTGCCGGTGTTGCTCGGCGGCATTGAAGCCAGTTTGCGGCGTATCGCGCATTACGATTACTGGTCCGATACCGTGCGGCGCTCTGTGCTGGTGGATTCCAAAGCTGACATGCTGATTTATGGCAACGGCGAAAGGCCACTGGTGGAAGTGGCGCACCGTCTGGCGGCGGGCGAATCCATTACGGATATTCATGACGTACGCAATACGGCGGTGATGCGTAAAACGGCGCTGATCGGCTGGAGCGGCGTGGACTCCACGCGGCTCGATAAGCCGGGGCGCATTGAGCCGATCATGAATCCGTACGGCGAAGACTTACCCTGTTCAGAAGATGAACTGCCTGCGCCAGATGCCCCGCAGCCGGTGACGGTGCGTGCGCCTAAGCCGAAACCGTGGGAGAAAACCTACGTTCTGCTGCCGTCATTTGAAAAAGTGAAGGGCGACAAGGTGCTGTATGCCCATACCTCGCGCATTTTGCATCATGAAACCAACCCGGGTTGTGCCCGTGCGCTAATGCAAAAACACGGTGACCGCTATGTGTGGATCAATCCACCGGCAATTCCCCTTTCTACTGAGGAGATGGATGAAGTCTTTGGATTGCCTTTCCAGCGCGTGCCACATCCCTCTTACGGTAAAGCGACTATTCCGGCGTATGACATGATCCGTTTCTCGATCAATATCATGCGTGGCTGTTACGGCGGTTGCGCATTTTGTTCGATCACCGAGCATGAAGGGCGGATCATTCAGAGCCGCTCGGAAGAGTCGATCGTGCGTGAAATCGAAGAGATCCGCGACAGCGTACCGGGATTCACCGGTGTAATTTCCGATCTTGGTGGTCCGACGGCCAACATGTATATGCTGCGCTGTCAGTCGCCAAAAGCGGAGCAAAGCTGCCGCCGTGCTTCCTGCGTTTACCCTGAAATCTGCACACACATGGACACCAACCATGAGCCGACGATCAACCTTTATCGCCGTACGCGCAGCCTGAAAGGTATCAAGAAAATCCTGATCGCTTCGGGCGTACGTTATGATCTGGCGGTAGAGGATCCGCGTTATATCAAAGAGCTGGCAGAACATCACGTGGGCGGTTATCTGAAGATCGCGCCGGAGCATACCGAAACCGGGCCACTGTCAAAAATGATGAAACCGGGCATGGGCAGCTATTACCGGTTCAAAGAACTGTTCGACAGCTACTCGAAACAGGCCGGGAAAGAGCAGTATCTGATCCCGTATTTTATCTCCGCGCATCCGGGCACGCGCACTGAAGATATGATCAATCTGGCGCTGTGGCTGAAGAAAAACCGCTTCCGTCTGGATCAGGTGCAGAACTTCTATCCGTCACCGCTCGCCAGTGCGACCACCATGTATTACAGCGGCAAGAATCCGCTCAGCAAAGTGGATTATAAAAGTGAAGATGTGGTGGTGCCGAAAGGGGATCGTCAGCGGCGGTTGCATAAAGCGTTGCTGCGCTATCATGATCCTGTGAACTGGCCAGTGATCCGCGAGGCACTGACCGCAATGGGGATGCGCCGCCTGATTGGGATCCGGCCTGATTGTCTGGTACCCCCGGATGGATTTGATCCGAAGTTTGCACCGTCACGTTCGGGGAAAGCGAAACCGGCGGCTACGCGATTTACTGCCTCAAAAGCGCAAAATCCGGGTGCCGTAAAAGGAAAACCCGCCGGTCAGCGGGTTAATCGAGGTAAAAGACCGGTTTAA
- the rhaD gene encoding rhamnulose-1-phosphate aldolase, producing MKTLFTSWFVQGMVKATTDMWLKGWDERNGGNVSMRLLPEDVAPYKNDFYAQPRTVELTQHAPDLANEYFIVTGSGKFFRNVQLAPSEALTVIQLDDKGASYKILWGLTAGGLPTSELASHLQSHAVRKRVTNGQDRVIMHCHATNLIALTYVLELDSAKITRKLWECSTECLVVFPDGVGIVPWMVPGTDGIGAATSDRMQHHSLVLWAFHGIFGCGPTLDDAFGLIDTAEKSAEILVKVISMGGMKQTIQTEELIALGKRFDVTPFEAALKA from the coding sequence ATGAAAACATTATTTACCTCGTGGTTTGTGCAGGGCATGGTTAAAGCGACCACCGATATGTGGTTGAAAGGCTGGGATGAGCGCAACGGCGGCAACGTCAGTATGCGACTGCTGCCAGAAGATGTTGCACCTTATAAGAACGATTTTTACGCCCAGCCACGCACGGTTGAACTGACACAGCACGCGCCGGATTTGGCCAACGAATACTTCATCGTGACCGGTTCCGGTAAATTCTTCCGTAACGTGCAACTCGCACCTTCAGAAGCGCTGACCGTTATTCAGCTCGATGATAAAGGCGCCAGCTATAAAATCCTCTGGGGCCTGACCGCAGGTGGTCTGCCGACGTCAGAACTGGCATCGCATCTGCAATCTCACGCCGTGCGTAAACGTGTCACTAACGGTCAGGATCGTGTGATCATGCACTGCCATGCCACTAACCTGATTGCATTGACCTACGTACTGGAACTCGACAGCGCCAAAATCACCCGCAAATTGTGGGAATGCAGCACTGAATGTCTGGTGGTCTTCCCCGACGGCGTGGGTATCGTGCCGTGGATGGTACCGGGTACCGACGGCATCGGCGCAGCCACGTCCGACCGGATGCAACATCACAGCCTGGTGCTGTGGGCATTCCACGGCATCTTCGGCTGCGGCCCGACGCTGGATGACGCATTCGGCCTGATCGACACAGCTGAAAAATCGGCGGAAATCCTGGTGAAAGTGATTTCTATGGGTGGCATGAAACAAACCATCCAGACTGAAGAACTGATTGCCCTCGGCAAACGTTTTGACGTCACGCCTTTCGAGGCCGCTCTGAAAGCCTGA
- a CDS encoding dihydroxyacetone kinase subunit DhaK — translation MSKFFMNDRKSLINDVIEGVILTSPYKNLAKLDVDPAIRVVVRRDWDKKKVALISGGGSGHEPAHVGFVGKGMLTAAVCGEVFASPSVDAVLNAIVAVTGKAGCLLIVKNYTGDRLNFGLAAEKAKGMGYDVELVMVSDDISLPDNKQPRGIAGTALVHKIAGYAAEQGKSLKDVTKIAQQAIDATASIGVAAAGCNLPGGGEDEEEQRIESGHVELGLGIHGEPGVSTMKTQNSKKVVDTLVEKLQQHVKKSDKLAVLINNLGGVSPLEMSQITKEVVHSALGSSVRYLIGPASLVSALDMKGFSLSVIALKGGIEEALLAEVEAAGWHPLVKLEKLATKKGKAISDKKSVKASSNAEVGKIVETITQTLSGLEDELNKLDAKVGDGDTGSTFATGARDIQKQNKGKKLPLNNVADLLGVVGDRLATVMGGSSGVLMSIFFTAAGKKVAEGEKLPKALLFGLERMKHYGGADLGDRTMIDALQPALEALGKKDALKGAAKAAAKGAKDTASMKKANAGRSSYLSSDSLKGVKDPGAVAVEKVFEALAKK, via the coding sequence ATGTCTAAATTCTTTATGAATGACCGTAAGTCTCTGATTAACGATGTTATTGAAGGGGTGATCCTGACCTCTCCCTACAAAAATCTGGCAAAACTGGACGTCGATCCGGCTATCCGCGTGGTCGTTCGCCGCGACTGGGATAAGAAAAAAGTCGCTCTGATTTCCGGCGGTGGCTCCGGTCACGAACCGGCCCACGTCGGTTTTGTCGGTAAGGGTATGCTCACCGCGGCGGTATGCGGCGAAGTGTTTGCGTCACCGAGCGTGGACGCCGTGCTGAATGCGATTGTGGCGGTCACCGGTAAAGCGGGCTGCCTGCTGATTGTGAAAAACTACACCGGCGACCGTCTGAACTTTGGTCTGGCGGCCGAGAAAGCTAAAGGCATGGGCTACGACGTCGAGCTGGTGATGGTATCCGACGACATTTCTCTGCCGGACAACAAGCAGCCTCGCGGCATCGCGGGGACGGCGCTGGTGCATAAAATTGCCGGTTATGCCGCAGAGCAGGGGAAATCTCTCAAAGACGTCACCAAAATTGCGCAGCAGGCCATTGATGCCACGGCGAGTATTGGAGTGGCGGCCGCAGGTTGCAATCTGCCGGGCGGCGGCGAAGATGAAGAAGAACAGCGTATCGAATCGGGCCACGTTGAGCTGGGATTGGGTATTCACGGCGAGCCGGGCGTCTCGACGATGAAAACTCAGAACAGTAAAAAAGTGGTGGATACGCTGGTTGAAAAGCTCCAGCAGCATGTGAAAAAAAGCGACAAGCTGGCGGTATTGATCAATAACCTCGGCGGCGTTTCTCCGCTTGAAATGAGTCAGATCACTAAAGAAGTGGTGCATTCAGCGCTGGGCAGTTCGGTGCGTTATCTCATCGGACCCGCCTCACTCGTCAGTGCGCTGGATATGAAAGGTTTTTCTCTTTCCGTGATCGCGTTGAAAGGCGGAATTGAAGAGGCGTTGCTGGCAGAGGTGGAGGCCGCGGGCTGGCATCCGCTGGTTAAGCTGGAAAAACTGGCGACCAAGAAAGGTAAAGCCATCAGCGATAAAAAATCCGTTAAGGCGTCATCGAATGCTGAAGTCGGCAAGATCGTCGAAACCATCACACAGACACTTTCCGGTCTGGAAGATGAACTGAATAAGCTCGATGCCAAAGTGGGTGACGGCGATACCGGTTCGACATTTGCCACCGGCGCGCGCGATATCCAGAAGCAGAACAAAGGCAAAAAATTGCCGCTGAATAATGTTGCCGATCTTCTTGGCGTAGTCGGCGATCGTCTGGCAACAGTGATGGGCGGATCGAGCGGCGTGCTGATGTCGATCTTCTTCACGGCCGCGGGTAAGAAAGTCGCTGAGGGCGAGAAATTACCAAAAGCGCTGCTGTTCGGTCTGGAGCGCATGAAGCATTATGGCGGTGCTGACCTCGGCGATCGCACGATGATCGACGCACTTCAGCCCGCGCTGGAAGCCCTTGGCAAAAAAGATGCGCTGAAAGGTGCAGCGAAAGCCGCCGCCAAAGGTGCCAAAGACACGGCCAGCATGAAGAAAGCTAACGCCGGGCGCTCATCCTATCTGAGCAGCGACAGCCTGAAAGGCGTCAAAGATCCGGGTGCAGTCGCAGTCGAAAAAGTGTTTGAAGCACTGGCGAAGAAATAA
- the rhaM gene encoding L-rhamnose mutarotase has protein sequence MIRKSFVMQVNPDAHDEYQRRHSPIWPELAETLKAHGAHHYSIFLDEKRNLLFGYVEIESEERWNAVAKTDICQKWWKHMADVMPANADNSPISSDLKPVFYLD, from the coding sequence ATGATCCGTAAATCCTTCGTTATGCAGGTTAATCCAGATGCACACGATGAATATCAGCGTCGTCATTCGCCTATCTGGCCGGAACTGGCGGAAACCCTGAAAGCCCACGGCGCACATCACTACAGCATTTTTCTTGATGAAAAACGTAATCTGCTGTTTGGCTATGTGGAAATTGAATCTGAAGAAAGATGGAATGCCGTGGCAAAAACGGATATTTGCCAGAAATGGTGGAAGCATATGGCAGACGTAATGCCTGCCAATGCCGATAACAGCCCGATCAGTAGCGATCTTAAACCGGTCTTTTACCTCGATTAA
- the fucO gene encoding lactaldehyde reductase produces MSFMLALPKISLHGQGAIEDMVAMLATKQHGKALIVTDSQLIELGLLDSLFSALKQAGMPYAIYGGVVPNPTSAHVDEGFRLYQENQCDYLIAFGGGSPIDTAKGIKILTANPGPATMYSGVGKVTKPGVFLVAINTTAGTAAELTSNAVIIDSQRQVKEVIIDANLIPDIAVDDPSIMLKIPAGITAATGMDALTHAIEAYVSVGAHPLTDPTALAAISTITQWLPKAVDHGDDIEAREKMAQGQYLAGMAFNSAGLGLVHAMAHQPGATHNLPHGVCNAILLPVIEEFNRSSAPHRFADIARAMGVHTQGISETQASMAAIDAIRKLSARVGIPSGFKELGIKESDIEGWLDKALADPCAPCNPRTPTREEVRELYLKAM; encoded by the coding sequence ATGAGTTTCATGTTGGCACTTCCTAAAATCAGCCTTCACGGTCAGGGCGCAATCGAAGATATGGTTGCGATGCTGGCGACCAAACAACACGGCAAAGCGCTTATCGTCACCGACAGCCAGTTAATCGAACTGGGTCTGCTCGACAGTTTATTCTCCGCACTTAAACAGGCAGGAATGCCTTACGCCATTTACGGCGGCGTGGTGCCCAATCCAACCTCGGCTCATGTTGACGAAGGTTTCCGTCTGTATCAGGAAAACCAGTGCGATTATCTGATCGCTTTCGGCGGCGGCAGCCCGATTGATACCGCTAAAGGCATCAAGATTCTGACTGCTAATCCGGGACCAGCCACGATGTATTCCGGCGTCGGCAAAGTCACTAAACCGGGTGTATTCCTGGTCGCGATCAACACTACCGCGGGTACTGCCGCTGAACTCACCAGTAATGCGGTGATCATCGACAGTCAGCGTCAGGTGAAAGAAGTGATCATTGATGCAAATCTGATCCCCGATATCGCCGTTGACGATCCGTCGATTATGCTCAAGATCCCGGCCGGCATTACCGCGGCAACCGGTATGGACGCGCTGACGCACGCGATTGAAGCCTATGTATCTGTTGGCGCGCATCCGCTGACTGATCCGACGGCGCTCGCCGCTATTTCTACCATCACGCAATGGCTGCCGAAAGCCGTCGATCACGGCGACGATATTGAAGCTCGCGAGAAAATGGCGCAGGGACAATATCTGGCTGGCATGGCATTTAACAGCGCCGGGCTTGGACTGGTCCATGCGATGGCGCATCAGCCAGGGGCGACGCATAATCTGCCGCACGGCGTGTGTAATGCGATTTTACTGCCAGTCATTGAAGAGTTTAACCGTTCCTCTGCCCCGCACCGTTTTGCCGATATCGCCCGCGCAATGGGTGTGCACACGCAAGGGATCAGCGAAACGCAAGCCAGCATGGCGGCTATTGACGCGATCCGTAAATTATCCGCCCGCGTGGGGATCCCGTCCGGTTTCAAAGAACTGGGGATTAAAGAATCCGATATTGAAGGCTGGCTGGATAAAGCACTGGCTGACCCCTGTGCGCCATGTAATCCGCGTACGCCAACACGTGAAGAAGTTCGCGAGCTTTATCTGAAAGCGATGTAA